One Vicia villosa cultivar HV-30 ecotype Madison, WI linkage group LG5, Vvil1.0, whole genome shotgun sequence genomic window, cgtttaaattttattaataaaaatataacaggTGTTAATATAAGGTACACTTGATTCATCGAGCGAATAATATTGGGAATCCTTATCCCTTGGAATGTCATAAACtcaaaattttcttatttttagttgagaaaaaaatacttttacattATCAATCAATCAATATGTATTCAATCAAATCacacttttaatttaaaaatattaatatgataTGTTATAATGTTATAATAATTATGTAAAATGAATTTACACATAACTCTATCTTTAACCTACTTCTAATTTATATAGAACTTGAATTAACGAATGTATTTAGCAATTAAACGAAAAAATAAACTGTTAATCGCATTGAAAAAAACAGAGGACCgtgaaaatttcatttttaaaatcaaatttgtGGAAAATCTATCAGAAAATTACACAGCACTTTAATCTTAAATTGTTAATATGAAACAAATTGTGATTACATAACATAGAAAACAGAAACAGAACATAACGTGTCAAACACTAATCACTGAATACAGAATTTTCATGTTACCTTCTGTAAAATTTCGATACTCTTAACTAATTATAACTATAGAAAATTAGAAACCATAAAAATCCTTCCACCGTGTATGGTCGCTAAATAGAAATCACGCCCAAACAAGCAACCGCGAGTGACAACAATATAACGGCGAGACTCCGGTGGTGGCGGTGGTTGACTCCGCTGAAATTCTCATCGATGGGATACAAGTTCCCCGGAGGACCGGTTATGTATATGTAGGAAGACGGTGAGGGTGGTGGGGGACAGTTTTGTGATGAGGGTGGTTTCTTTGGAGACGGCGGTGGTGGTGAGGGTGGTGGAGGACAGTTTTGTGGAGGCGGAGGCGGTGGTGGAGCGTAGCCACCACATGATGGTGCACACTTTACATCAGTATTGTTTGGTGTAGGCACTGTTGCTGTCTCGTCAAGTTTTCTTGATTCAACGGTGTTGATCAGTGAAAGAGTGATGTAGAAAAACATAAGGATTGCGTTTAGGATCATTGGTAGTTTGATTTGATGTTGTTTGATTAACatgatgttgtttgtttgtgTGAGAATTATGGTTTGTGTGAGAATGAGATGAAAGGATTTGGAGAATATTGGGGTGGGAATAAAGAGTGGGAGAGGTGAAGAGTTTGTTACGTTTGGTGCATGGAAAGTAATTAAAATATAGGTAAattaaaatggtaaaatgagctTTCTTGATTTCTTTTTTCAACATCTTGGTTTCTAAGTAACTTGTGGAAGAAGGGTTTAAAAAAACTCATTGCGACCATAAAAACTGACACAACAAAATAGTACAATAAATATTGGTATcgatattgttattattatcttAACGAATAAATTGTGATTAATCCACACCACAATTGCTGCAATCAGtattattatatatgtattgtaaTCACCGTTGCTATACATGTATTGACAAAAATTTCGAAAAACTTTTTAGACGATCGCGATATGTATCGACAAAAATTGCAAAAACTTTTTAGGGGATCGTGACCGTGACCTTATATACATATACATGTATATGTGTTAATTCCtaaataattgaaattgattAGGCCACTTTGCAACTTATTTATGTTTAGGGTTTAGGCacaaattttttagtttaatcTTAGATCCAAATTTTTCGTTGGAGTGTTTTTGAGGTCAAATCAAAGGTGATTAATACACATGATGAAACTAAGGTCCATGTTCTAATGTAATTGAAGTGTcacttttatgaaaataaatgaagCTTATAAAAGTAGATAGCAACATCTACATCTATATGCCAGCTATGGTAGTTCAGTGTAATCAAGTAATTACCAGAAGTAGTTAGGCGTATACGTGAAGGAAACATCTACCGCTGGGTATTTCTCTAACCAgaaacaactttttaaaaaataataaaattgtattaATGTTTAAATTTGGTAACATTTGTTACATCAAAAGGGATAGGGTAGGTCATATTGTTTAGTTTTTGAATCATCAACGTCACACAATACTTCGCATAGGATTATTGTTGCGTTTCAATTCCCATATTTGAGATCCAATTATACATTATTAATGTTCCCTTCATTATTAAGAACTTGACCAATAAAAATAAGTATAtcagaaataaaataattaaacattaAATTTCTCGCATTATGCTAAACTCCTTACTCAAAACTTGATGGtataattttttgaataaataaataggtTCAATGACCTAAAACAGAGAGAGTAAGCACAATTATTTCAACTACTACCATTTTTATTCTTCTTAGTTATAAATACTGCAAAATAGTTTTCACTTATAATCACCAACTCTAAGTTTATATCactgtttttaaaaaaatcatactgGACCTGTTGATCGGATTGATTCAATAGAGAATCAAAGGAGTCTCAAATCTAGTTTGATAATCAGATCAAGTAAGTTATTGAATCAATAAAAATTAGCTAGAATTAGCAAAATTTAGTAAAAACTGACGAATCGACAGTTTTAGAAAATTGGTTAGTTAAATgcttttttaaaactaaaatataaaagaaaGCAGATTGTACGTTAAGATAGTGAATATGAGATTGAGAAAGTAAAATGTATCGATGTTTGCATAGGTCGTTGTACATGTCTACCTCTTTTTTGTCTGTCGTCCGCGTTCAGTGTCTGCCTCTATTATATTAGTTTAATTTGTAAAGTTATTTAAGTGTTCAATTTGTACTTGCATTTTTTAAACAGTgtaattattttgttattcaatttatgtcacaattaaattattttgcaATTAAactttgttcaaaatttatttggatttgtatttttactattttattgtgtgtgatgACTGTGTTTAGAATTTGAAATTAAAGAATAAAACAAATTACGTGTCATGATTTTTTTAGAGACCGAGCCATACGCTTTGAACGATTTAGTaactatatagttttgttataaaGACAAGTTTATTCAACCGAATCATCTATTTTATCTGATTTAGTCAAGTGGTTCGAACAGTGACTTAGTAGTTCAATCAATAAACCAGTGGCTCAGTACCTCGTTGGTCCGTTGACCAGTTTGGCTTTTAATATAGAGTAAGTATATATCTACTCTGATTCTTTTAACGTATGCACAACACGTGGTCATTAAAAAAATCAACGGCTATGGTAGAAAAACTAGAAAAgtctatatttttttctttaaaaaataatacagtcaatcattttaaaaatacaatACACTTAATTCGATATTTATTTAAAACAATCACGTTTTCTAACTAAAACACAAAAATAACCATGTTTTCCTACTATTTTTTCAAAATACTCatgtttcaaataaataaaaaattcattcgcAGACCTCAAGCTAGGCAAATTGGCGCCTCCAATAGGCCAAACCAATTTGATTGACGCCTATGTTTTGGTGTTCAAAGGAGGCTCCAATTCATCTGGCACCTACACCATGGATTTTCTATAAATTGAGGTGTTCCATCTACCATTTTTTCATAcctcttctctttttttcttaatCTTTTCTTCATTTGTTCTATCATGAGTAGTAAAAGATATGAGCATATTTTTATTCGAGAACCAAGCCTACAATAAAGATGCATTTTTTGGAATATCCGGAGTATCGATCAATTTGAGAGAAACTTGATCCTTTAGTTAGACAGGGATATTaatgatgatgaaagaattagaaaaattgaCAGACTTATTTTGTAGATCTCTATTACGGATGACAATGATGATATCTAGTGTATGTGGGTGTCAGTTAAAGATGACGAAGATGTTAGGGATATGATGTCTGCACTAGATGATATTGTTTTGATTGTTGTATGCTCTTAGATATATTGTTgtggtaaatatttttatttgttgtttgtgttgttgttttaggcgtgtttttgtttgttttgttgtaacTAAACACTACAAAAAATCATGTAAGATACAGTGGTTTAGTTAGGGTGTTTAATAAAAACCGCCATTTAAGGTAAATTGTGTCGGTTTTGTTAACCGACGTAATATTAGTAATAAAATGGCGGTTTTGACCGCCGttataaacttaattttttttccaaaaaaattcaaaagcgCGCTTTTTGAATCACATTTCTCTtataacaataaattaaaaaattgtacaaataaattaaaaataataaccctAGTTATTGAGACCGTGTATTTCCTTTTCCTCTCCAACATCAACGCTCTTTTTCTTCAATATCGCAACTTTCacgtttctttccttttcaatttaTTTTCCCATTCCAAATTGAACTTTATAATTCGTTTACCCTAACAATCATTCACTATAAAAATTACTCGAACTCAATCGATATTGACATGAACCCAAACAATAATCAAAAGTTTGAACCCTTACAATTCTATTTGGGGTTATCGTGGTTCTTTCCCCAATTAATAGTTACTTATTCCGCTGTTCCAATGTTGCATTGCTTTTTTTATATGGCCAATTTCAAGGAAAAAATTCAGTTTCACTTTGTTATATCATTGTTTTCTAAGTTAGGTAGAATTCTTTTCTTGCTTTGATGTGTTTTAGGGTTTAGTTATGAATAGTATTATGTGAATCAGAATTAATTCCATGGCTGTAAATATGGTTATTTAGTCATGTATTTGTATTGGTTGTTGGTGTGTTATTTGCATTGTATGATTCTTGGAAGCTTGTATTGGTAGTGTATTGGTTGTCTTCATTATATGGTTTGTAAAAAATATTAATGGTTGTTGTGTTGGTTGATTTAAAGCATTCGAATCTTGTTTTCTTAATTCGTCTAtgtgaaaatgaaaataaaaaggtgAGCGTTGGAGCTTGCTTTAGGTCTCGGAAAACCTCTGTTGATATTCATAGTAAGTGTGTTCTGTTTCAGGGCTAGTTGGTGTAGTGCAAGTCATATGGCCCTGTGGTGATGGAGTTTTGGTATTTGAGTCATCTGTGATCAAGTTGTAAGGGCTGCGAACTTTGGTTGTTTTTGCTCAAGTGTCTTTTAGTTTTTTTGTTCACTGATGTCATTTTTCCTTAGGCAAAATCACCATTAGTAATTAAAATAGTAGCTACAATTTATTGTATTAGTGTATTTTTATGGTAATTTAATTTACATATTTCATGAATATGTGCAGCTTTATTAAGAAGGAAGATAAAATTAGAACATTGAACACTAGAATTGTGGATGATCCAAGAACATTGAACAAGGTTAGAGAGAGGAACGTGACTTTATTTCTTTGTTAATATTGGAGAATTGGAAAACTTAAGATCTTTTTTTATACACTTTTGTTTTAATGGACTTTGGTGCCTATTGTAATGGACTTTGGTGCGACTGTGCAATATCACTTACAAAGGTATGTGTTATGTTGAGTGGACTTTGGTGGGAATGTGCAATATCACTTACAAAGGTATGTGTTATGTTGAGTGGGTACTATATTGGTATCATATTTGTGTTTTCAAAGTTTGTGGCTTCAGTTATGATGGTTTTTGTTGCGGTTATGATGGTTTAGTATCAAatgatataattattattaacccACGCTAATGAAGGAAGAGGTCCTGCTCTGCTATAGTATTTGGACCTTGGCGCGGCTATGCAGTACCACTTACAAATGTATATGTTATATTGATTGGGTACTATGTTGATATCATATTTGTGTTTTTACAGTTGGTAGTTTTAGTTATGATCGTTTATGTATTTATGATGGTTTAGCATCTAATTAGCCAATTAATATTAACCTGTGTTAATGAAGGAAGAGATCCATATTAAGTAGAAGTAGACGTCCTATTTTTATATGACTGAATTATAGTCAAAGTTAAGCATTAAGTTGAAGTAGAGGTcctatatttatatgatttgaatTATAGACAAAGTTAAGCAATAATATGTTAGCAACAATATGGTTCTCAATATAAATGTGGATAGTGCTtacaaattattaaaataagTGACTGGTGTTTCTTTCTTCCTTGTCAATTTCCAAACCTTCAAAGCTGCTAGAAGTCTTGTAAAAAGCTATTGTCAGATTTAGGAGAATTTTGACACTCATTAGGTGGAATAAAGCAATAATGATAAGTATTATTTAGTTGTTGTATGCTTGAAAGTTAGAAAATTATACAAAAGGCATGTGCATTGTAAAAAAGTACTCAACATTTCATTGGATTCTCCTATTAGAACATAATACATGAATTTCATTTCACTTGTGATGTATTATAGCAGGTAGGCAGAACTGGTAGTGTTCACTTGATGTACTTGTATTCCCTAGGCTgctatttgattttattatttcatgATATTTTGGATGTTTTTTCAATGTCACAATTTGAActcttatttttaatatctgtagaatatatatatatatatatatatatatatatatatatatatatatatatatatatatatatatatatatatatatatatatatatatatatatatatatatatcctaaaaaacaaatttaatttacATACTTCTTAAAGATGTGTAGTTGGGTTCAACAAAGAAGATGACATTGGAACCTTTACCATTAAAATTGAGGATGATCCAAGGACATTGAGAAAGATTCTCTAGATAAAATCCCCCAAAAACATTTCTTCATTCAATGAGCTTGTCACACTGTGGGAGAAGAAAATTGAGAataccttgaaaaatattatattctAAAGGAGAAACTTCTTAGGGATATTGAAGGTTAATTTGTATCATCACTCTTACTAAATGTAACTCATATTAGTAGAAATACATTCTTTGTGATTGGGATATCCTTTGGGGTTTAGGCTATTGATTTGTGATATGACTTTCTATATCAATACTGTTGGAATTGTAAAACCAAATAAAAAAGTTGATAAATTATTGTTGATAATTGTTATAGAATACATGTGTGTTGTATAGCATTTTTACATGTGTGTTGTATAGCATTGTTGATAATTGGGGTATGAGATGGTTGAAGCGGGTGGATAGCATTTTTACATGTGTGttgtatatttaatataaatttttcatACACAATGCAAATTTCTTATTATAGTAAAATAGGGTAATTGGGCGGTTAAAACAGCCATTATTTACAGAATAAGAACCGTCACTATCTGCAATGTATAAAATGCCGGTTTACACGGCGTTTAATTTTAAACCGCCACTATTTTTGTTGCGGCAGTTAAATTTATGTCGTTTTTGAAAATGCCGTATTTGTTAATTGTGGCGGTTCAAACTGTCATAATTTTCTAAAATTAACCGCCATATGCACTTTTTTGTAGTGAAAAGTCGTTATCTATATTAAATTCCAAGGTTACAAAAATTTAACAGCATAATAAATTATTATCTCGAGCTTGATTCAACATCAAGACAACGTTTCTGTGTGTGTCCGGTAAGATGACATATACCACATTTTATTTCCATTTTCTCAACCGTATCAATTTCGGTTCCAATCCGCATGTTGTTGAGACGACAAACCCACAAACACCCAAATCCATAACCAATACATGCCACACACCCAACCGCAAAACCAAGAACATACTCCATACCACCAACAACCACATGATTACAATCAAAACACCCAAATAAGATATGCCTCTAACACATCCTATCATAGCCAAAACACCCAAGAAAAATATGCCACCAACACTTCCTACCATagtcaaaacactaaaatatcatAATACCAAAACTCCTAACAAACATATAGCTaccaaacacaacaacaacaacaacaacaacaaccatttcTTCCTTTTTCCAATGAAGCA contains:
- the LOC131607404 gene encoding extensin-like; protein product: MLIKQHQIKLPMILNAILMFFYITLSLINTVESRKLDETATVPTPNNTDVKCAPSCGGYAPPPPPPPQNCPPPPSPPPPSPKKPPSSQNCPPPPSPSSYIYITGPPGNLYPIDENFSGVNHRHHRSLAVILLSLAVACLGVISI